A single window of Rhizobium indicum DNA harbors:
- a CDS encoding DegQ family serine endoprotease, whose protein sequence is MAPTIRSPFRRTLALMASAAILAQAGVSGIAYAQTTPETTAPGVIAPAPATPETAAPAPTPPAAVAPQQTAPIQAAVPNTGPASVADLAEGLLDAVVNISTSQKVKDDEGAGPAPRAPDGSPFQEFFNDFFNKQQGNKGGNHNVSSLGSGFVIDPAGYIVTNNHVIEGADDIEINFANGSKLKAKLIGTDTKTDLSVLKVEPKTPLKSVKFGDSSTMRIGDWVMAIGNPFGFGGSVTVGIISGRGRNINAGPYDNFIQTDAAINKGNSGGPLFNMKGEVIGINTAIISPSGGSIGIGFSVPSELASGVVDQLREYGETRRGWLGVRIQPVTDDIADSLGLDTAKGALVAGVIKGGPVDDGSIKAGDVILKFDGKTVSEMRDLPRVVAESTVGKEVDVVVLRDGKEQTVKVKLGRLEDSDQAAASNDAPDGSQDDGVITPDPGENNDMDQPDTGDQAKPAPDTPDQHKGQVSPDAATPKNVLGLSLSLLSAETRKAFGIAESVDGVVVTEVTPGSASAEKGLKPGDVIVEVAQEFMKSPDAVAAKVQALKQEGRRNAQLMIASANGDLRFVAVPME, encoded by the coding sequence ATGGCCCCCACGATTCGCTCGCCCTTCAGACGAACGCTCGCGCTTATGGCCAGCGCCGCAATCTTGGCGCAAGCCGGCGTGAGCGGGATTGCCTATGCGCAAACTACGCCTGAGACGACCGCACCCGGGGTTATTGCACCCGCTCCAGCTACTCCGGAAACGGCTGCTCCCGCTCCTACTCCTCCCGCAGCCGTCGCACCGCAGCAGACCGCTCCGATCCAGGCCGCCGTGCCCAACACTGGCCCGGCTTCCGTCGCCGATCTCGCCGAGGGGCTGCTCGACGCCGTGGTCAATATCTCGACCTCGCAGAAGGTGAAGGACGATGAGGGCGCGGGGCCGGCGCCGCGCGCGCCCGACGGCTCGCCTTTCCAGGAATTCTTCAATGACTTCTTTAACAAGCAGCAAGGTAACAAGGGCGGCAACCACAATGTCAGCTCGCTTGGCTCCGGCTTCGTCATCGATCCGGCCGGCTATATCGTCACCAACAATCACGTGATCGAGGGCGCCGACGATATCGAGATCAATTTTGCCAATGGTTCGAAGCTCAAGGCGAAGCTGATCGGCACCGATACGAAGACCGATCTTTCGGTGCTGAAGGTCGAGCCGAAGACGCCGCTGAAATCCGTGAAATTCGGCGACTCCAGCACGATGCGCATCGGCGACTGGGTGATGGCGATCGGCAATCCGTTCGGCTTCGGCGGTTCAGTGACGGTGGGCATCATTTCCGGGCGGGGCCGCAACATCAATGCCGGTCCCTACGACAACTTCATCCAGACGGATGCGGCGATCAACAAGGGTAATTCCGGTGGCCCACTCTTCAATATGAAGGGTGAAGTGATCGGCATCAACACGGCGATCATTTCGCCGAGCGGCGGCTCGATCGGTATCGGCTTCTCGGTGCCGTCGGAGCTTGCTTCCGGCGTCGTCGACCAGCTGCGCGAATATGGCGAGACGCGGCGCGGCTGGCTCGGCGTGCGCATCCAGCCAGTGACCGACGATATCGCCGACAGCCTCGGGCTCGACACTGCAAAGGGCGCGCTGGTTGCCGGCGTCATCAAGGGCGGCCCTGTCGACGACGGCTCGATCAAGGCGGGTGACGTCATTTTGAAATTCGACGGCAAGACCGTCAGCGAAATGCGCGACCTGCCGCGCGTCGTGGCGGAAAGCACGGTCGGCAAGGAAGTCGACGTCGTGGTGCTGCGCGACGGCAAGGAGCAGACCGTCAAGGTGAAGCTCGGCCGGCTCGAGGACAGCGATCAGGCGGCTGCATCCAACGATGCACCCGATGGCTCGCAGGACGACGGTGTGATCACTCCGGATCCGGGCGAGAACAATGACATGGACCAGCCTGACACCGGCGATCAGGCCAAGCCTGCACCTGATACACCCGACCAGCATAAGGGCCAGGTGTCGCCGGATGCGGCCACGCCGAAGAACGTGCTCGGACTGTCGCTCTCGCTGTTGAGCGCCGAGACCCGCAAGGCCTTCGGCATCGCCGAGAGCGTCGATGGCGTCGTCGTGACGGAAGTGACGCCCGGCTCCGCTTCCGCCGAAAAGGGGCTGAAGCCCGGCGACGTGATTGTCGAGGTGGCGCAGGAATTCATGAAGTCGCCGGATGCGGTCGCCGCCAAGGTGCAGGCGCTGAAACAGGAAGGCCGCCGCAACGCCCAGTTGATGATCGCATCGGCGAATGGCGATCTGCGGTTCGTCGCAGTGCCGATGGAATAA
- the miaA gene encoding tRNA (adenosine(37)-N6)-dimethylallyltransferase MiaA — translation MMENLLSTVNAILITGPTASGKSALAVELAKRHDGAVVNADSMQVYDTLRVLTARPSEEEMQGVPHYLYGHVPAGVAYSTGAWLRDVATLLPALRAAGRLPVFVGGTGLYFKALTGGLSDMPDIPEALRETLRTRLLQEGPDGLYAELVEADPAVAAGLSRQDGQRIVRALEVMKATGRSIAEFQGQSGPVIIDADKARKIVVLPDRAVLHQRINGRFEKMLEQGAEDEVRALLALDLQAEAPVMKAIGVSQITAMIRGEMTRDEVLEKGAAATRQYAKRQMTWFRNQMDDSWERLTV, via the coding sequence ATGATGGAAAACCTTCTGAGCACAGTGAACGCGATCCTGATAACCGGGCCGACCGCCAGCGGCAAGTCCGCGCTCGCTGTCGAATTGGCCAAGCGTCATGACGGCGCGGTCGTCAACGCCGACAGCATGCAGGTCTACGACACGCTGCGGGTGCTGACCGCGCGCCCGTCGGAAGAGGAGATGCAGGGTGTGCCGCATTATCTCTACGGCCATGTGCCGGCGGGTGTAGCTTATTCCACAGGCGCCTGGCTGCGCGATGTCGCGACACTACTACCGGCGCTCAGGGCCGCGGGACGGCTGCCGGTCTTCGTCGGCGGCACGGGGCTTTATTTCAAGGCGCTGACCGGCGGTCTCTCCGATATGCCCGATATACCCGAGGCGCTGCGGGAGACCCTCAGGACGCGGCTGCTGCAGGAGGGGCCGGACGGGCTCTATGCCGAGCTCGTCGAGGCCGATCCCGCCGTGGCGGCAGGTCTCAGCCGCCAGGACGGGCAGCGGATCGTCCGGGCGCTGGAGGTGATGAAGGCGACGGGACGGTCGATCGCCGAATTCCAGGGCCAGTCGGGACCGGTGATCATCGACGCCGATAAGGCCCGCAAGATCGTCGTGCTGCCGGATAGGGCGGTGCTGCATCAGCGCATCAACGGGCGTTTCGAAAAGATGCTGGAGCAAGGCGCGGAAGATGAGGTAAGGGCGCTGCTTGCGCTCGACCTGCAGGCCGAGGCGCCTGTGATGAAGGCAATCGGCGTGTCGCAGATTACGGCGATGATCAGGGGCGAGATGACGCGCGACGAGGTGCTGGAGAAGGGGGCTGCGGCGACGCGGCAATATGCCAAGCGGCAAATGACATGGTTTCGCAACCAGATGGACGATAGCTGGGAACGGCTGACGGTTTAG
- the hflC gene encoding protease modulator HflC, which yields MTSNRLPIILIILAIVLVGLYSSIFVVNAREQAIVVRFGQIQSVKTEPGIYFKLPFGFMDADRVQLVEKQALRLDLDNIRVQVQDGQTFDVDAFVIYNIADVRRFRETVSGDREAAEARLRAQLDSSLRRVYGLRDYNAALSEERVAMMLEIRDDLRTDAENLGLHIDDVRIRRTDLSPEVAPNTYNAMRSERLAEAERIRAEGNEEGQRRRAIADRQVVEFTAGAQRDAEILRGQGDAERNRVFAEVFSKDPAFFEFYRSMAAYSSALSSQDTTLVLSPNSEFFRYFDNAAGTLQPTNPAAPVPGVPGAAAPAAPAQPAN from the coding sequence ATGACATCGAACAGACTTCCCATCATTCTCATCATCCTCGCCATCGTGCTGGTCGGGCTTTATTCGTCCATCTTCGTGGTGAATGCACGCGAGCAGGCCATCGTCGTCCGTTTCGGCCAGATCCAGTCGGTCAAGACCGAGCCTGGTATTTATTTCAAGCTGCCCTTCGGCTTCATGGATGCCGACCGCGTTCAGCTGGTCGAAAAACAGGCGCTGAGGCTCGATCTCGACAATATTCGCGTTCAGGTTCAGGATGGCCAGACCTTCGACGTCGATGCCTTCGTGATCTATAACATCGCGGATGTTCGCCGCTTCCGAGAAACGGTATCGGGCGATCGCGAAGCCGCGGAAGCGCGGTTGAGAGCGCAGCTCGATTCATCGCTTCGCCGCGTCTACGGTCTGCGTGACTACAATGCCGCGCTCTCGGAAGAGCGTGTCGCGATGATGCTGGAGATTCGCGACGACCTGCGCACGGATGCCGAAAATCTCGGCCTGCATATAGACGACGTTCGTATCCGGCGCACCGACCTTTCGCCGGAGGTTGCGCCGAACACCTATAATGCCATGCGGTCGGAACGCCTCGCCGAGGCCGAGCGTATCCGGGCCGAGGGCAATGAGGAAGGCCAGCGGCGGCGAGCCATCGCCGACCGTCAGGTCGTCGAGTTCACCGCAGGCGCCCAGCGCGATGCGGAAATCCTTCGAGGCCAGGGCGATGCGGAACGCAACCGCGTCTTCGCCGAAGTCTTCAGCAAGGATCCAGCCTTCTTCGAGTTCTATCGCTCGATGGCGGCCTATTCCTCCGCTCTCTCGTCGCAGGACACGACGCTGGTGCTGTCGCCGAATTCGGAATTCTTCCGCTATTTCGACAATGCCGCCGGCACCCTGCAGCCGACAAATCCGGCCGCGCCAGTTCCGGGAGTTCCCGGCGCAGCTGCTCCCGCAGCACCCGCCCAGCCGGCGAACTGA
- a CDS encoding ATP-binding protein translates to MLNNDLRTSGKAGEHDRRDGHAPGNRFLGRVVACSGSRATIAAVAEQGGTDLTELWSVGRLISISVGRNRVVALVYQMNTGSHAWGEGEDNIFKIETELLGEVRVDEDGREEFSTGISRYPYLGAIAHRIRSADLMRIYDAGEGTTAVIGKLTQDESIDAAIHIPSMLSKHFAVVGSTGVGKSTAVSLLLHKAIAADPKLRVLILDPHNEFAAAFPQHAVTIDTDTLDLPFWLMRLEEFAEVVFRGRPPVPEELDMLRDILPEAKRAFRGSDNSLVRRTTEKSSITADTPVPYRMADLLALIDERIGRLEGRSEKPFLRSLKMRLIAAINDPRYHFMFSNNTISDTITETIAQIFRIPGENRPICTFQLAGIPSEVVNSVASVLCRMAFEVALWSDGAIHMLVVCEEAHRYIPSDPSLGFVPTRQAIARIAKEGRKYGVSLGIITQRPGELDQTILSQCSTLFAMRLANDRDQEIIRSAIPNSSISTTSFISSIGNGEAIAFGEAISVPMRMRFSRVDENLLPKASSANSKQSEEDPDTVDLRKIVTRMRAVTVGPDISNFQQNYAASVAGFDEADAADEDLDSKPYAQPASSAAPPASVPLESYRRELLPQTPRLDPATSPAIDPRLDALRREMRRDEPVFPRPTPPADQPAVSRREPGTSLRESILKKPLSSLYNKD, encoded by the coding sequence TTGCTCAACAACGACTTGCGCACGTCTGGCAAGGCAGGCGAGCATGATCGCCGCGATGGCCATGCGCCGGGAAATCGCTTTCTCGGCCGCGTCGTTGCATGCAGCGGCTCCCGGGCGACGATCGCCGCCGTCGCCGAACAGGGCGGCACCGATCTTACCGAACTCTGGTCCGTGGGACGGCTGATTTCGATCAGCGTCGGCCGCAACCGCGTCGTCGCGCTCGTCTATCAGATGAACACCGGCAGCCATGCCTGGGGCGAAGGCGAAGACAATATTTTCAAGATCGAGACCGAGCTGCTCGGCGAGGTCCGTGTCGACGAGGACGGGCGAGAGGAATTCTCGACCGGCATCTCGCGTTATCCCTATCTCGGCGCCATCGCGCACCGCATCCGATCCGCAGACCTGATGCGCATCTACGATGCCGGCGAGGGCACGACCGCCGTCATCGGTAAGCTGACGCAGGACGAAAGCATCGATGCGGCGATCCATATCCCCTCGATGCTCTCCAAGCATTTCGCCGTCGTCGGCTCGACCGGCGTCGGCAAGTCGACGGCCGTGTCGCTGCTCCTGCACAAGGCGATCGCGGCGGACCCGAAGCTGCGTGTCCTGATCCTCGATCCGCATAACGAATTCGCCGCCGCATTTCCTCAGCACGCCGTCACCATCGATACCGATACGCTTGACCTGCCCTTCTGGCTGATGCGGTTGGAGGAGTTCGCCGAAGTCGTCTTTCGCGGCCGCCCGCCGGTGCCCGAGGAGCTCGACATGCTGCGCGATATCCTGCCGGAAGCCAAGCGCGCCTTCCGCGGCAGCGACAACTCGCTGGTGCGCCGGACGACGGAAAAAAGTTCGATCACCGCCGATACGCCGGTTCCCTACCGCATGGCCGATCTGCTGGCGCTGATCGACGAGCGCATCGGCCGCCTGGAGGGCCGCTCGGAAAAGCCCTTCCTGCGGTCGCTGAAGATGCGCCTCATCGCTGCGATCAACGATCCGCGCTATCACTTCATGTTCTCCAACAACACGATCAGCGACACGATCACCGAAACCATCGCGCAGATCTTTCGAATCCCTGGCGAGAACCGGCCGATCTGCACCTTCCAGCTTGCCGGCATTCCTTCCGAGGTCGTCAATTCGGTCGCCTCGGTGCTCTGCCGCATGGCCTTCGAGGTGGCGTTGTGGAGCGACGGCGCCATCCACATGCTCGTCGTCTGCGAGGAAGCTCACCGCTATATCCCCTCCGATCCGAGCCTCGGCTTCGTGCCGACGCGCCAGGCAATCGCCCGCATCGCCAAGGAAGGCCGCAAATACGGCGTTTCGCTCGGCATCATCACGCAGCGACCGGGCGAGCTCGACCAGACGATCCTGTCGCAGTGTTCGACGCTCTTTGCCATGCGCCTCGCCAACGACCGCGACCAGGAAATCATCCGCTCGGCCATCCCGAACTCGTCGATCTCGACCACGAGCTTCATCTCCTCGATCGGCAACGGCGAGGCGATCGCCTTTGGCGAGGCGATCAGCGTGCCGATGCGTATGCGTTTTTCCCGCGTCGACGAAAACCTCCTGCCGAAGGCGAGCAGCGCCAACAGCAAGCAAAGCGAGGAAGATCCAGATACGGTCGATCTGCGCAAGATCGTCACCCGCATGCGGGCGGTGACCGTTGGACCCGACATTTCGAATTTCCAGCAGAACTATGCCGCGTCCGTGGCAGGTTTCGACGAGGCTGATGCAGCCGACGAGGATCTCGACTCCAAGCCCTACGCCCAGCCCGCCTCTTCCGCCGCGCCGCCCGCCTCCGTACCGCTTGAATCCTACCGCCGCGAACTGCTGCCGCAGACGCCGCGGCTGGACCCGGCCACGTCACCCGCGATCGATCCCCGGCTGGACGCGCTCCGCCGCGAGATGCGTCGCGACGAGCCGGTCTTTCCCCGGCCGACACCGCCGGCGGACCAGCCCGCCGTCTCCCGCCGGGAACCCGGCACGTCGCTGCGCGAAAGCATCCTGAAAAAACCGCTGAGCAGCCTCTACAACAAGGATTGA
- a CDS encoding dihydrodipicolinate synthase family protein, protein MSVASPFHGLSAFPPTPADRDGRVDTEALGRLLERLCDAGVASIGLLGSTGIYAFLTREERRRAVEAAVECVRGRIPIVVGVGALRTDHAQNLARDAEAAGADALLLAPMSYTPLTQDEAYEHFLAVTEAAKLPLCIYNNPGTTHLTFSRDLLQRLSDIETIRAVKMPLPADGDFAGELAALREKTRLAIGYSGDWGAAEALLSGADAWYSVIGGLLPRVALALTKAAIAGEDGEVRRLDGLLEPLWQTFKAFGSLRAVYTLVDLLSLARAELPRPLLPLGPIDRQRVLDAVEPLIALEGELKAQSLL, encoded by the coding sequence ATGTCTGTCGCTTCTCCGTTTCATGGTCTTTCGGCCTTTCCGCCAACGCCCGCCGATAGGGATGGCCGGGTTGACACCGAAGCCCTCGGCCGCCTGCTGGAACGCCTGTGTGATGCAGGCGTGGCTTCGATAGGCCTTCTCGGCAGCACCGGGATCTATGCCTTTCTCACACGCGAGGAGCGACGGCGAGCCGTCGAGGCTGCGGTCGAGTGCGTTCGTGGTCGTATTCCGATCGTCGTCGGCGTCGGCGCTCTGAGGACAGACCATGCCCAGAACCTGGCGAGGGATGCCGAGGCTGCCGGTGCAGACGCTCTTCTGCTTGCGCCGATGTCCTACACGCCGCTGACCCAGGACGAAGCCTACGAGCATTTCCTGGCGGTCACCGAGGCGGCGAAGCTGCCGCTTTGTATCTACAACAATCCCGGCACGACCCACTTGACCTTCAGCCGGGATCTTCTGCAGCGCCTATCCGATATCGAGACGATCAGGGCCGTGAAGATGCCTCTGCCTGCTGACGGCGATTTCGCAGGCGAGCTGGCGGCATTGCGAGAGAAGACCAGGCTTGCGATCGGCTACAGCGGCGACTGGGGCGCGGCCGAAGCGCTGCTTTCAGGTGCCGACGCCTGGTACAGCGTCATCGGCGGCTTGCTTCCGCGCGTCGCCCTCGCCCTGACCAAGGCCGCAATTGCAGGCGAGGACGGCGAAGTGCGTCGGCTCGATGGTCTTCTCGAGCCGCTCTGGCAAACGTTCAAGGCGTTCGGAAGCCTTCGCGCGGTCTACACGCTGGTCGACCTTCTTTCACTCGCCAGGGCAGAGCTCCCACGCCCTCTCTTGCCGCTCGGGCCGATAGACCGGCAGCGTGTGCTCGACGCCGTCGAGCCTCTGATCGCCCTGGAGGGCGAGCTGAAGGCTCAATCCTTGTTGTAG
- a CDS encoding PLP-dependent aminotransferase family protein → MSKRRSTIEIPSLNAIDRTTNVGRQLAQALRNAIARGELRPGERLPSTRSLADSLKIARGTVVEVFDQLTAEGYLEARVGAGTRVAAHLMDATPAPPPAPAAATTADAVDLPSPAARLIAIARALTPHPPVPFAIAVPACGIAPDDSWRRLGNRVRASRQAAPSGYHDPMGLLELRLAIADHVRRARAVHCEPEQVIVTSGTQQGLYMAGRVLLSRDDTVWAEDPAYPGLTAVLDDLGVRTHRLPVDAQGMNVERGLELCPQARAAFVTPSHQYPIGMPLSMARRNGLIAWADQNRAWIVEDDYDSELRYAGHPFPPMQGLRPSRVVYLGTFSKVLFPSLRLGYVIAPPPLAEAFAGARAILDRHSPIAEQHVLAAYMREGYFEAHIRRIRGLYAERRAVLLSALARALPEGCRVQQSDQGMHILLWLPEEVDDVQLAARALSSGLAVRAISPMYAARPARPGLMLGFGGFLPDQLQAAVGELVKLLSLQMSQAGGLQRPEA, encoded by the coding sequence ATGTCCAAACGGCGCAGCACCATCGAAATCCCGTCGCTCAACGCGATAGATCGAACGACTAACGTCGGCCGCCAGCTTGCGCAGGCCCTGCGGAATGCAATCGCCCGCGGTGAGCTGAGGCCAGGCGAACGCCTTCCTTCGACGCGGAGCCTTGCGGATTCGCTGAAGATCGCGCGCGGCACCGTCGTCGAAGTGTTCGATCAGTTGACTGCCGAAGGCTATCTCGAAGCGCGGGTCGGAGCCGGAACCCGTGTTGCCGCTCATCTGATGGACGCGACGCCGGCGCCCCCGCCTGCGCCGGCAGCGGCGACTACCGCGGATGCTGTCGATCTGCCCTCCCCGGCTGCCCGGCTGATCGCCATTGCCCGTGCGCTCACTCCGCACCCACCCGTTCCCTTCGCCATCGCCGTCCCGGCTTGCGGCATTGCGCCCGACGACAGCTGGCGCCGTCTCGGCAACCGCGTGCGCGCGTCGCGACAGGCCGCACCTTCGGGTTATCACGACCCTATGGGCTTGCTCGAACTCAGGCTTGCCATTGCCGACCACGTCCGGCGCGCGCGGGCCGTTCATTGCGAGCCGGAACAGGTCATCGTTACATCAGGCACTCAGCAAGGCCTCTATATGGCGGGCCGTGTTCTTCTCTCGCGTGACGATACGGTATGGGCCGAGGACCCGGCCTATCCCGGCCTGACGGCAGTGCTCGACGATCTCGGCGTACGGACACACCGCCTGCCGGTTGATGCACAGGGAATGAACGTGGAACGCGGCCTCGAGCTCTGTCCACAGGCGCGCGCCGCATTTGTCACCCCTTCGCACCAATATCCGATCGGGATGCCGCTCAGCATGGCCCGACGCAATGGCTTGATCGCCTGGGCCGACCAAAATCGCGCCTGGATCGTCGAGGACGACTACGACAGTGAGCTGCGTTATGCCGGACACCCGTTTCCGCCGATGCAAGGGTTGCGTCCGTCACGCGTCGTCTATCTCGGCACGTTCAGCAAGGTGCTCTTTCCTTCCCTGCGCCTCGGCTACGTCATCGCCCCTCCTCCGCTCGCGGAAGCCTTTGCCGGCGCCCGCGCCATTCTCGACCGGCATTCGCCGATCGCCGAACAGCACGTTCTGGCGGCCTATATGAGGGAAGGCTATTTCGAAGCGCATATTCGACGCATCCGCGGCCTCTATGCCGAGCGCCGCGCTGTTCTGCTTTCGGCCCTCGCCCGGGCCTTGCCTGAGGGGTGCCGCGTCCAGCAGAGCGACCAGGGTATGCATATTCTTCTATGGCTGCCCGAGGAGGTCGACGACGTGCAACTCGCAGCCCGCGCACTCTCGTCCGGCCTCGCCGTGCGGGCGATCTCCCCAATGTATGCCGCGCGGCCGGCGCGCCCCGGCCTGATGCTGGGCTTCGGCGGATTTCTGCCGGACCAACTGCAGGCGGCGGTGGGCGAACTCGTCAAACTGCTGAGCTTGCAGATGTCTCAAGCAGGAGGCCTGCAACGACCTGAAGCCTAA
- the serB gene encoding phosphoserine phosphatase SerB: MALVATLVANPSNPVLAPEIAEQAAEAVKASGLYWLADGVACDIALRDGTDAQAAEASILAVISSVPIDLVIQEQETRRKKLLIADMDSTMIGQECIDELAAEVGLKEKVATITARAMNGEIAFEPALRERVALLKGLPISVVDEVIAKRITLTPGGPELIATMKSKGHYTALVSGGFTVFTSRIAATLGFDENRANTLLEDGGILSGFVAEPILGKQAKVDALNEIAASLGISPEEAIAVGDGANDLGMLHLAGSGVALHAKPAVAAEAQMRINHGDLTALLYIQGYRKTDFVTA, encoded by the coding sequence ATGGCCCTCGTTGCCACGCTTGTTGCCAATCCGTCAAATCCCGTGCTGGCACCCGAGATCGCCGAGCAGGCGGCCGAGGCCGTGAAGGCTTCCGGCCTCTACTGGCTGGCAGATGGCGTTGCCTGCGACATCGCGCTGCGCGACGGCACCGATGCGCAAGCGGCCGAGGCCAGTATCCTTGCCGTCATATCAAGCGTGCCCATCGACCTCGTTATCCAGGAGCAGGAGACCCGCCGCAAGAAGCTACTGATCGCCGACATGGATTCGACGATGATCGGCCAGGAATGCATCGATGAACTCGCCGCCGAAGTCGGCCTGAAGGAGAAGGTCGCGACCATCACTGCTCGCGCCATGAACGGCGAGATCGCTTTCGAACCGGCCCTGCGTGAGCGTGTCGCCCTGCTGAAGGGGCTGCCGATATCGGTCGTCGACGAGGTCATCGCCAAGCGCATCACGCTCACCCCCGGCGGGCCGGAACTGATCGCCACCATGAAGTCGAAAGGCCATTACACCGCGCTTGTCTCCGGCGGCTTCACCGTCTTCACCAGCCGCATCGCCGCCACCCTCGGCTTCGACGAGAACCGTGCCAACACGCTGCTCGAAGACGGCGGCATCCTCTCCGGCTTCGTCGCCGAACCGATCCTCGGAAAACAAGCGAAAGTCGATGCGTTGAACGAAATTGCGGCAAGCCTCGGCATTTCACCGGAAGAAGCGATCGCCGTCGGTGACGGCGCCAACGATCTCGGCATGCTGCACCTTGCCGGCTCCGGCGTCGCGCTCCACGCCAAGCCCGCTGTTGCCGCCGAAGCGCAGATGCGCATCAACCACGGCGACTTGACCGCCCTGCTTTATATCCAGGGCTACCGGAAGACGGATTTCGTGACGGCTTGA
- the hflK gene encoding FtsH protease activity modulator HflK, with the protein MPWSNQNGGGGPWGGGGGNNQGPWGQGPNRPRGGGGKGGPPDLEDIIRRGQDQLRNIIPGGFNGGVAVIVVAIVAVFWLIQCIYVVQPDERGVELRFGKPKDEISMPGLHFHMWPMETVETVKVTVQQLNIGATSASSSNGLMLSSDKSVINVQFAVFYTVSDPKAYLFNVENPAETLQQVSDSAMREIVGRRPAQDAFRSNRQPIEVDVLNILQDTMNRYGAGVTVTGVTIQNVAPPREVADAFEEVQRAGRDRDSTIEEANRYTNQKLGQARGDAARIREDAAAYKDRVVKEAEGEAQRFTAINDEYSKAPDVTRKRLYLETMEQVLKNSRKVIIDEKQGVLPYLPLNELGKPAQQGG; encoded by the coding sequence ATGCCCTGGAGCAATCAGAATGGCGGCGGCGGCCCTTGGGGCGGCGGCGGCGGTAATAATCAGGGACCATGGGGACAGGGGCCGAACCGGCCGCGCGGTGGCGGCGGCAAGGGCGGACCGCCTGATCTGGAAGATATCATCCGGCGCGGCCAGGACCAGCTGCGCAACATCATCCCCGGCGGCTTCAACGGCGGCGTGGCAGTGATCGTCGTGGCGATTGTCGCCGTCTTCTGGCTGATCCAGTGCATTTATGTCGTGCAGCCGGACGAGCGCGGCGTCGAACTGCGGTTCGGCAAGCCGAAGGACGAGATTTCCATGCCGGGCCTGCATTTCCACATGTGGCCGATGGAGACCGTGGAGACGGTCAAGGTGACCGTGCAGCAATTGAACATCGGGGCGACTTCGGCATCGTCTTCGAACGGCCTGATGCTGTCCAGCGACAAGAGCGTCATCAACGTGCAGTTCGCTGTCTTCTACACCGTCAGCGATCCCAAGGCCTATCTCTTCAACGTCGAAAATCCGGCAGAGACGCTGCAGCAGGTTTCCGACAGTGCCATGCGTGAAATCGTCGGCCGACGCCCGGCGCAGGACGCCTTCCGCAGCAATCGTCAGCCGATCGAAGTGGACGTGCTCAATATCCTGCAGGACACGATGAACCGCTATGGCGCGGGCGTGACCGTGACCGGCGTGACGATCCAGAACGTGGCGCCGCCGCGGGAAGTCGCCGATGCTTTCGAAGAAGTGCAGCGTGCCGGCCGTGACCGCGACAGCACGATCGAAGAGGCCAATCGCTACACGAACCAGAAGCTCGGCCAAGCGCGAGGCGATGCGGCCAGAATCCGTGAAGATGCAGCCGCCTACAAGGACCGTGTCGTGAAGGAGGCGGAAGGTGAAGCGCAGCGATTCACCGCGATCAACGACGAATATTCCAAGGCGCCCGACGTGACCCGCAAGCGGTTGTATCTCGAAACGATGGAGCAGGTGCTGAAGAATTCCCGGAAGGTCATTATCGACGAGAAGCAGGGCGTCCTGCCCTATCTGCCGCTCAATGAGCTCGGCAAGCCGGCGCAGCAGGGAGGTTGA
- a CDS encoding LysE family translocator: protein MQDLLVVYIAYAIAAGSPGPSNMAIMNVAMRQGRRPALALAAGVITMSTCWGLVAVTGISTLLVRYAHALLFLKIAGGLYLLWLAWRAARSATAPDRPASEVVRPAAQLGALYRRGVLMHLGNPKAVLAWVAIMSLGLKPGASPEMAVTAFGGCVLLGISIFAGYAMLFSTAPMVRGYARARRWIEGSLAVFFAGAGSRLLFSH, encoded by the coding sequence ATGCAGGATCTTCTCGTCGTCTACATTGCCTACGCAATCGCTGCAGGCAGTCCCGGACCGAGCAATATGGCCATCATGAACGTGGCGATGCGGCAAGGGCGTCGACCGGCGCTCGCCCTTGCCGCCGGGGTTATCACGATGTCGACATGCTGGGGGCTAGTTGCGGTCACCGGCATCTCGACACTCCTCGTCCGCTATGCCCATGCCCTGCTGTTTCTCAAGATCGCAGGCGGATTGTACCTTCTTTGGCTCGCCTGGAGGGCGGCCCGCTCGGCAACCGCCCCGGATAGGCCGGCAAGCGAGGTCGTGCGGCCTGCCGCGCAACTCGGCGCGCTCTATCGTCGCGGCGTTCTGATGCATCTCGGCAATCCGAAGGCGGTTCTGGCCTGGGTGGCGATCATGTCGCTCGGCCTCAAGCCGGGCGCTTCGCCGGAGATGGCCGTCACGGCTTTCGGCGGCTGCGTGCTCTTGGGGATCTCGATATTTGCCGGCTATGCCATGCTCTTCTCGACGGCGCCGATGGTGCGCGGCTACGCCCGTGCGCGGCGGTGGATCGAGGGTAGTCTCGCCGTCTTCTTTGCGGGCGCCGGATCGCGCCTTCTGTTCTCACATTGA